The Anabaena sp. WA102 genome contains a region encoding:
- the rpsU gene encoding 30S ribosomal protein S21, whose amino-acid sequence MTQVVLGENEGIESALRRFKREVSKAGIFQDMRKKRHFETPLEKEKRKAIARHKQRRQQRSRFKR is encoded by the coding sequence ATGACACAAGTGGTCTTAGGTGAAAATGAAGGGATTGAATCAGCACTACGAAGATTCAAGCGGGAAGTTTCCAAAGCAGGAATTTTCCAAGATATGCGGAAAAAGCGTCACTTTGAGACACCTTTAGAAAAAGAAAAGCGCAAAGCCATAGCCAGACACAAGCAACGTCGCCAACAACGTTCTCGCTTCAAGCGCTAA